A genomic region of Rhizomicrobium sp. contains the following coding sequences:
- a CDS encoding MaoC family dehydratase has protein sequence MPYYIEDLKPGMSESFTKTVTESDLQKFGEISGDTNPVHFDEDFARTTIFKGRIAHGVLSASYISTVLGMKMPGPGTIFMSLTTRFKAPVRIGDTVTATCTVREVVPEKRRVVFDCVCKVGDITVVDGEALVMAPPRPKG, from the coding sequence ATGCCCTATTACATCGAAGACCTGAAGCCCGGCATGTCGGAGAGCTTCACCAAGACCGTCACCGAATCCGACCTCCAGAAATTCGGCGAGATTTCCGGCGACACCAACCCCGTCCATTTCGACGAGGACTTCGCCAGGACCACGATCTTCAAGGGCCGCATCGCCCATGGCGTGCTGTCGGCGAGCTATATCTCCACCGTGCTGGGCATGAAGATGCCCGGCCCCGGCACGATCTTCATGTCGCTGACCACCCGCTTCAAGGCGCCGGTGCGCATCGGCGACACGGTGACGGCGACCTGCACGGTGCGCGAGGTCGTGCCGGAGAAGCGCCGCGTGGTGTTCGACTGCGTCTGCAAGGTCGGCGACATCACCGTGGTTGATGGCGAGGCGCTGGTCATGGCGCCGCCGCGCCCGAAGGGGTGA
- a CDS encoding TIGR01459 family HAD-type hydrolase, translating to MADAPKLLTHLADIAPGYDALVCDVWGVLHNGVTAFAPACAALKTFRDTCGRVVLLSNAPRPPSDLEIQFERLGVPLDCYDTIVTSGGATREELAHRRGAAILHLGPERDLGLFAGLDLERTDLARADLVVCTGLYEDETEGPGDYAGLLARMKARNLPMICANPDLVVQRGGKLVHCAGALAKAYEALGGKVVYYGKPHRPIYDHVRAASGGARRFLAIGDGLATDIRGANAAGIDAVFIADGIHGEDVKEFTAPHMAELFAGAGVHAVAAMRALVW from the coding sequence ATGGCCGACGCACCGAAACTTCTCACCCATCTCGCCGACATCGCGCCCGGTTACGACGCGCTGGTCTGCGACGTCTGGGGCGTGCTGCACAACGGCGTGACGGCCTTCGCGCCGGCCTGCGCCGCGCTCAAGACCTTCCGCGACACCTGCGGCCGCGTCGTCCTGCTGTCCAACGCGCCGCGCCCGCCCTCCGATCTCGAAATCCAGTTCGAACGCCTCGGCGTGCCGCTGGACTGCTACGACACCATCGTGACCTCCGGCGGCGCCACGCGCGAGGAACTGGCGCACCGGCGCGGCGCCGCGATCCTGCATCTGGGCCCGGAGCGCGACCTCGGCCTGTTCGCCGGCCTCGACCTGGAACGCACCGACCTCGCCCGCGCCGACCTCGTGGTCTGCACCGGCCTCTACGAAGACGAGACCGAGGGCCCCGGCGACTATGCCGGCCTGCTCGCCCGGATGAAGGCGCGGAACCTGCCGATGATCTGCGCCAATCCCGATCTCGTCGTGCAGCGCGGCGGCAAGCTGGTGCACTGCGCCGGGGCGCTGGCGAAGGCTTATGAGGCGCTCGGCGGCAAGGTCGTCTACTACGGCAAGCCGCACCGGCCGATCTACGATCACGTCCGCGCCGCGTCCGGCGGCGCGCGGCGCTTTCTCGCCATCGGCGACGGCCTCGCCACCGACATCAGGGGCGCCAACGCCGCCGGCATCGACGCGGTGTTCATCGCCGACGGCATCCACGGCGAGGACGTCAAGGAATTCACCGCGCCGCACATGGCGGAATTGTTCGCCGGCGCCGGCGTCCACGCCGTCGCGGCGATGCGGGCGCTTGTCTGGTAG
- a CDS encoding bifunctional riboflavin kinase/FAD synthetase, with translation MKIFRHTSDVTDAYKGAVVAVGNFDGVHLGHQALIGEARRMAEERHAPLGVLAFEPHPQEFFRPSPQSFRLTPFRAKARLIAGLGADALYALAFDAEMAAKAAPDFVMDVLVDGLAVGAVVVGRDFQFGKGRAGNTTMLSYMGEMEGFGVTLFDPVLAHGSDKISSTDIRDALKAGKPDIAARLLGHPWAVEGRVEHGDKRGRTIGFPTANMRLVDCLQPAYGIYAVRVKLFEDDAVVSEHDGVANFGIRPMFETKVPMLETYLFDFSGDLYGKHLAVEFVAYLRPEAKLDGLGALKLQIAKDTEDARRILHSR, from the coding sequence ATGAAGATCTTCCGCCACACCAGCGACGTGACCGATGCCTATAAGGGCGCGGTGGTGGCGGTCGGCAATTTCGACGGCGTGCATCTCGGCCACCAGGCGCTGATTGGCGAGGCGCGCCGCATGGCGGAGGAACGTCACGCGCCCCTCGGCGTGCTGGCCTTCGAGCCGCATCCGCAGGAATTCTTCCGCCCCTCGCCGCAATCCTTCCGCCTGACGCCGTTCCGCGCCAAGGCGCGGCTGATCGCAGGGCTCGGCGCCGACGCGCTCTACGCGCTCGCCTTCGATGCCGAGATGGCGGCCAAGGCCGCGCCCGATTTCGTGATGGACGTGCTGGTCGACGGCCTCGCCGTCGGCGCCGTCGTCGTCGGCCGTGATTTCCAGTTCGGCAAGGGCAGGGCGGGCAACACCACGATGCTCTCCTATATGGGCGAGATGGAAGGCTTCGGCGTCACGCTGTTCGATCCGGTGCTGGCGCATGGCAGCGACAAGATCTCCTCGACCGATATCCGCGACGCGCTGAAGGCCGGCAAGCCCGATATCGCCGCGCGCCTGCTCGGCCATCCCTGGGCGGTGGAGGGCCGCGTCGAGCACGGCGACAAGCGCGGCCGCACCATCGGCTTTCCGACCGCGAACATGCGGCTGGTCGACTGCCTGCAGCCCGCCTACGGCATCTATGCGGTGCGCGTGAAGCTGTTCGAGGACGACGCGGTGGTGTCCGAGCATGACGGCGTCGCCAATTTCGGCATCCGCCCGATGTTCGAGACCAAGGTCCCGATGCTGGAGACCTATCTGTTCGATTTCTCCGGCGACCTCTACGGCAAGCATCTGGCGGTGGAGTTCGTCGCCTATCTGCGCCCCGAAGCCAAGCTCGACGGGCTGGGCGCGCTCAAGCTGCAGATCGCCAAGGACACGGAAGACGCGCGGCGGATCCTGCATTCGCGCTGA